Below is a genomic region from Sphingomonas phyllosphaerae.
CCGCGAGCGGGCTTTCTTCGCGAGCGCGCCGCTTTCCCGTATGACGCGGCGCATCGCCTCGCTACAGCCGGGCCAATCAACCGATCCGGATCGAGCCATGGCCAGACGTTCGAAATACGATCCCTACGATCATCTTCCGCAGGAAGAGGATGTTCCGACCGCGCCGGTGCCGTGCTGGCTTTGTGGCCGACCGACCGGCAAGACGATCGTCTGGCATCATCCCGTCCCGAAGAGCCGTGGCGGGCGCGATGTCGTGCCGATGCACGCGATCTGCCAACAGACCCTGACGGCCAATTTCACCAATTCCGAATTGCAGCGGCATGGCATGGATGTCGCCGGGCTGCTGGACAATCCCAACGTGCGCAAGTTCGTCGAGTGGGTGGCGAAGAAGGACCCGGACTTTACCGCCACGATCGCGAAGAAGCAGCGCTGATATTTCTGACTTTTTCCCGATCGACGCTCGTGATCAGCGCAGGTCGCGCAACTCCGCGATCTCGACGACGCGATGGTCGCGCGCGCTGATTTCGGCGGCGACGCCAATCTCGACCGCGCGCAGGCCGTCGAGGGCGGTCACCTGTACGGCACCGTCGCCGCGGATCGCGGCGGCGAAGGCGTGGTGCTGGTAGAAGGAGGCGCCTTCGTGGCTGCCGGCGGCGCGCGCGACGGGGTCGACGGCGACCCGGGTGCGTTCGACCCGCTTCGTGCTACCGAACCCGACACGGGGGCTAAATATTAGATCTCCGGGCGGAATAAGTACGTCGAGCCGCGCCAGATCGCCGGTGGCGGACATTTCTTCCTGGTGTTCGGCGCCGTCCGCGAACATCGACAGGTCGAGCATCGCGCGGACGCCGTTCGCGAAATCGACGGTGGTGAAGCTGTTGTCGATGATGTCGGGGCGCTGCCCATCGTACAGTTCGTCGCGATGGTTCACGTCGGTCGCACCCGAACAATAGACGCGTACCGCTTCCGACCCGATGATAAGGCGCATCAGATCGAAGAAGTGGCAGCATTTCTCGACCATCGTCCCCCCGGTGTTGCGCGAGAAGCGGTTCCAGTCACCGACTTTCGACAAAAACGGAAAGCGATGCTCGCGGATCGAAAGCATCCTGAGCGTGCCGACCCGCCCGGCATGGACCTGTTCGATGAACGCGGCGGCGGGGGGCATGAAGCGATATTCCATCCCGGTCCAGAACGGGTGCGGATGCGCGGCGGCGCGCGCGACGATCCAGCGCGCGTCGGCCAGCGTGGTGGCGAGCGGCTTTTCGCAGAGGATCGCGGCGTCCATCCCGAACAATGGCTCCAGCACGGCGCGGTGCGTGTGGTTGGGAGAGGCGACGACGATCGCGTCGACCTGCGCGGTGCGTGCGAAGGCGGCGACGTCGGCGAAGCTCTCCACCGCACCGGCGCGGTCGCCCAGCGCGTCCCGCGCCCAGCCCAGCGAGGTGGCGACCGGGTCGACGATCGCGACGACCTCGGCATCGGGAAGCAGCGCGATGTTGCGGAGGTGCTCGACCCCCATCATGCCCGTGCCCACCACGCCGTACCGGATTTTTGCCGTCATCGTCGGTCCTTGTCCTTCGCCGGTGGCCGCTTTCCCGCCGATTGCAGGCGTTCGACAACAGGGCAAAGCTTTACGGGGCCAAAGCGGGGGCATCTGGCGACAGCCGCGACGGGCTGTCATGAGCAGCGCCAGACAGCGATGGAGCGCCAAACCGTGACGACGACCCCGGGACCGTGCGAGATCAGCTGGTTCTCCGCCTTGTGCGACGACGATTACGAGTTTCTGGGCGTTCCCGATCCGGCGCTGCGCTCGACATGGGAGCATTGCCGCGACATCGTGGTGCAGGCGGAAACCGCGGGTTACGACAATTGCCTGTTGCCGTCGGGCTATGCGCTGGGGATCGACACGACCGCCTTCGCCGCCGGGATCGCACCGCTGCTGCGGCGGATGCGGCTGTTGATGGCGGTGCGGATCGGCGAGAGCTGGCCGCCGCAATTGGCGCGGCAGATCGCGACGATCGACCGGATGCTGGGCGGGCGGCTGACGGTCAACATCATCTCCAGCGACCTGCCCGGCGAGACGCTCGACAGCGCGCCGCGCTATGCGCGCACCGTCGAGGCGATGCACATCCTGCGCACGCTGCTGGACGGCAAGCCGCTCGATCATGACGGCGACTTCTGGAAACTGAAGCTCGATCCACCGCGCGTGACGACGGTGTCGGGTCATTGTCCGTCCTTCTATTTCGGCGGGCTGTCCGAGGCGGCGCGCGAGGCGGCGGCGCAGGGCGCGGACGTCTATCTGATGTGGCCCGACACGATGGACGGCGTGCGGGCGATCGTCACCGATCTGCGCGCGCGCGCCGCGCGGCATGGCCGCAGCCTGCGCTTCGGCTATCGCGTGCATGTCGTCGTCCGCGAAACCGAGGCGGAGGCACGCGCGGCGGCGGATCGGTTGCTGGCCAAACTGGACGACGCGACCGGTGCGGCGATCCGGGCGCGCTCGCTCGATTCGCAATCGGCCGGGGTGCGGCGGCAGGCCGAGCTGCGCGAGGGTGCGGACGACGGCTATGCCGAGGCGAATTTGTGGACCGGGATCGGGCGCGCGCGCTCGGGCTGCGGCGCGGCGATCGTCGGTGACCCCGATCAGGTGCTCGCCAAGTTGCAGGCGTATCGCGCCGTCGGGATCGATGCCTTCATCCTGTCGGGCTATCCGCATGCCGCCGAGGCCGACCTGTTCGCGCGTCACGTTTTGCCGCGGATCGATCATGCGCCGTTGGTGCCGTGAGCCGCTTGGCGGCGCGATAGCGAATGTTGTTCGCGATCGTCCTTCCCGCGCGGCCATGCTGATCGCATGAGAACGGTTTCGGAATTGAGCGTTCGGCACCGTGGCTTGTTGTTCGCCCTCGTCATTACCGCGGGCGTGCTCAACCTCGTCGACCGGCAGGTGATCGCGGTGCTGAAGCCGGTGATCGCCATCGATCTCGGCTGGAGCGACGACGATTACGGCACGCTCGCGGCGTGGTTCCAGGGCGGGGCGGCGGTCGGCTTCCTGTTCAGCGGCTGGATCGCGGACCGGCTCGGCGTGCGCTGGGCCAATCCGGTCGGCGTGGCGGCGTGGAGCGTCGCGGCGCTGCTGCACGGTTGGGCACGCTCGATGACCGAGTTCATCACGGTGCGCGTCGCCTTGGGCGCGACCGAGTCAATGGGGACGCCCACGGGAATCAAGACGATCACTGCGGTGCTGCCGCCGCGCTGGCGCTCGACGGGGTTCGGCGCCGGCAATGCCGCCAACAGTCTCGGCGCGATCCTCGCCCCGCTTGCGATCCCGTTGCTCGGCCTATGGCTGGGATGGCGCGGGACGTTCGTCGCGGTCGGCGTCGCCGGGCTGTTGTGGGCGCTGGCATGGCTGGTCGCGGCGCGCGGGATCGCCTTCGCCGCGCCGAAGGTCGCCGACGCCGCGTCGCTGGTCCCCTCCGCACCGATGCTGCGCGACCGGCGGACCTGGGCGGTCGCGGGCGCCAAATTGCTGTCGGACGCGACATGGTGGCTGTTGCTGTTCTGGCTGCCCGATTTCTTCCACCGCCAGTTCGGGCTGTCGGGGGTCGCGCTCGGCGTGCCGCTGGCGCTGGCCTATGGCGGCGCGGCGATCGGGTCGTTGCTGGGCGGCGCGATCCCGACGCGGTTGCTCGGGCGTGGCGGATCGCTGAACCGCGTGCGCAAGGGCGTGCTGCTGGGCGGGGCGCTGGTGGTGACGCCGATCCCGCTCGCGCTGCTAACGGACAGCTATCCGGTCGCGGTGCTGCTGATGGCGCTGGCGCTCGCCGGGCATCAGGCGTTCTCGACCAACGTCTTTGCGATGATCGCCGACATCGTGCCGCAGCAACGCGTCGGGCGCGTGACCGCGTTCGGGGCGTTCTGCGGCAATATGGGTGGGGTCGCGATCGCCAAGATCGCGGGGCTGACGCTGGCGGCGGGGCTTGGGTATTTGCCGCTGCTGCTGTTCGCCAGCGTGGCGTATCTGGCGGCGTGGGCGTGGATCCAGCTGCTGTTGCCGCGGCTGACGCCGGTCGAGACGGATAGGTAGACCGGCCAGCGGTCGCTTCGATCGACCTTTATGGTTGCCTTCCCCGCCCTCGCCCCTCGCAGAGGGGAGAGGGTTGCGCAGACTTGGTCTTTGCGCAGCAAAGACTTAGTCGGAGCTGGGTGAGGGGTGGCGCTCGCACAGGCGAGCGCGCGAGCCTTCGGCTCGCTCGACCCCTCACCCAAGCTGCGCTAGCCAGCAAGCTGGCAAGCTGGCAAGCTCCGCTATCCCTCTCCCCTGTCCAAGGGCGAGGGCCGCAGGACCTCAATCGACGCCAGGGTTTGATCCATCCCATACCGGACTCGTTCCGGCATCCACCGTTCCGCCAGCACACGGGCGGTTGCTCTTGCGGGACGGTGGACCCCGGAACCAGTCCGGGGTGACGGCGGGAGATGGTTCAGCCGGTAGGGATCACACCCTAAAGCCGGCCTGTGTCCGCGCGATGTGCTTCTTTATATCCGATCTATGAACTAGGCTTTAGCGTCCGCCGCGATCTGAAAGGGGACCCGATGATCGATCGACGCCTGCCTGTGCTGCTTGCTACCACTGCCCTCTCGCTGTTCGCCACCCCCGCCATCGCACAGGACGCGCCCGCGCCGCAGGGCGCGCCATCCACCGCGACGCCCGCCACGCCGCCGGCCGGAGAGGGCGAGGTCGTCGTCACCGCGCGCTTCCGCAACGAATCGCTTCAGCAGGTGCCGATCGCGATCACCGCGGTCGACGGCAAGTCGCTGGCCGAGCGGCAGTTGAACAATCTCGAGCGGATCGCGGCGTCGATCCCGTCGGTCGGGTTCCGCAGCGGGGCGTCGAACAAGGACCGTACCGTGTTCATCCGCGGCATCGGTACGATCACCACCTCACCGGGTGTCGAACCGTCGGTGTCGACGGTGCTGGACGGCGTGGTGCTGACGCGCCCCGGCCAGTCGACGCTCGATCTGGG
It encodes:
- a CDS encoding Gfo/Idh/MocA family oxidoreductase — encoded protein: MTAKIRYGVVGTGMMGVEHLRNIALLPDAEVVAIVDPVATSLGWARDALGDRAGAVESFADVAAFARTAQVDAIVVASPNHTHRAVLEPLFGMDAAILCEKPLATTLADARWIVARAAAHPHPFWTGMEYRFMPPAAAFIEQVHAGRVGTLRMLSIREHRFPFLSKVGDWNRFSRNTGGTMVEKCCHFFDLMRLIIGSEAVRVYCSGATDVNHRDELYDGQRPDIIDNSFTTVDFANGVRAMLDLSMFADGAEHQEEMSATGDLARLDVLIPPGDLIFSPRVGFGSTKRVERTRVAVDPVARAAGSHEGASFYQHHAFAAAIRGDGAVQVTALDGLRAVEIGVAAEISARDHRVVEIAELRDLR
- a CDS encoding LLM class flavin-dependent oxidoreductase — protein: MTTTPGPCEISWFSALCDDDYEFLGVPDPALRSTWEHCRDIVVQAETAGYDNCLLPSGYALGIDTTAFAAGIAPLLRRMRLLMAVRIGESWPPQLARQIATIDRMLGGRLTVNIISSDLPGETLDSAPRYARTVEAMHILRTLLDGKPLDHDGDFWKLKLDPPRVTTVSGHCPSFYFGGLSEAAREAAAQGADVYLMWPDTMDGVRAIVTDLRARAARHGRSLRFGYRVHVVVRETEAEARAAADRLLAKLDDATGAAIRARSLDSQSAGVRRQAELREGADDGYAEANLWTGIGRARSGCGAAIVGDPDQVLAKLQAYRAVGIDAFILSGYPHAAEADLFARHVLPRIDHAPLVP
- a CDS encoding MFS transporter → MLFALVITAGVLNLVDRQVIAVLKPVIAIDLGWSDDDYGTLAAWFQGGAAVGFLFSGWIADRLGVRWANPVGVAAWSVAALLHGWARSMTEFITVRVALGATESMGTPTGIKTITAVLPPRWRSTGFGAGNAANSLGAILAPLAIPLLGLWLGWRGTFVAVGVAGLLWALAWLVAARGIAFAAPKVADAASLVPSAPMLRDRRTWAVAGAKLLSDATWWLLLFWLPDFFHRQFGLSGVALGVPLALAYGGAAIGSLLGGAIPTRLLGRGGSLNRVRKGVLLGGALVVTPIPLALLTDSYPVAVLLMALALAGHQAFSTNVFAMIADIVPQQRVGRVTAFGAFCGNMGGVAIAKIAGLTLAAGLGYLPLLLFASVAYLAAWAWIQLLLPRLTPVETDR